A single genomic interval of Drosophila virilis strain 15010-1051.87 chromosome 2, Dvir_AGI_RSII-ME, whole genome shotgun sequence harbors:
- the GABA-B-R2 gene encoding gamma-aminobutyric acid type B receptor subunit 2 isoform X3: protein MHTHIQYATCAHNMSHPHLVLSLLLCFSLGWSNVKSRTAKRSDVYIAGFFPYGDGVENSYTGRGVMPSVKLALGHVNEHPQILTNYRLHMWWNDTQCNAAVGVKSFFDMMHSGPNKVMLFGAACTHVTDPIAKASKHWHLTQLSYADTHPMFTKDAFPNFFRVVPSENAFNAPRLALLKEFNWTRVGTVYQNEPRYSLPHNHMVADLDSMELEVVETQSFVNDVAESLKKLREKDVRIILGNFNEHFARKVFCEAFKLQMYGRAYQWLIMATYSTNWWNMTMDSECSVKEIATALEGAILVDLLPLSTSGDITVAGITADEYLVEYDRLRGTEYSRFHGYTYDGIWAAALAIQYVAEKREDLLTHFDYRVKDWENIFLEALRNTSFEGVTGPVRFYNNERKANILITQFQVGQMEKIGEYHSQQAHLDMTLGKPVRWVGKTPPKDRTVIYIEHSQVNPTIYIVSASASVIGVIIATVFLAFNIKYRNQRYIKMSSPHLNNLIIVGCMLTYLSIIFLGLDTTLSSVAAFPYICTARAWILMAGFSLAFGAMFSKTWRVHSIFTDLKLNKKVIKDYQLFMVVGVLLAIDIAIITTWQVADPFYRETKQLEPKHHENIDDVLVIPENEYCQSEHMTIFVSIIYAYKGLLLVFGAFLAWETRHVSIPALNDSKHIGFSVYNVFITCIAGAAISLVLSDRKDLVFVLLSFFIIFCTTATLCLVFVPKLVELKRNPQGVVDKRVRATLRPMSKNRRDSSVCELEQRLRDVKNTNCRFRKALMEKENELQALIRKLGPEARKWIDGVTCTGAPTDMEPILSEDMARLSAPPVRREMPSTTVTELTSVDSITSTHVDMDNSFVSVQSTTLAPSLPPKKKKQSIVEHHPPAMMQPIQQQLQQHLQKQQQMQQQQQQQHQHHRHLDKRNSVSAQTDANIGSITSSASKRSTGDCAAIRRQSTASRHYESGSQTPTARPKYSSTHRNSSTNISTSQSELSNACPHSKPGTPGIMKTPTAGDHRRTSMGSALKSNFVVSQSDLWDTHTLSHAKQHSRQSQRTYASPQRCSEHHGHVMAYDQNTTSPIQRSVSEKNRNKHRPKPQKGTVCQSETDSEREREPTPTTVQQCTQTRKFNRNSNIQHAAHHHSSPNVAPEKQRKQRNRTDHSIYGASSETELIEGETAILPIFRKLLTEKSPNYRGRSVVGQSCPNISIKCDIVEYL, encoded by the exons atgcatacacacatacaatatgcaa CCTGCGCACACAATATGTCCCATCCACATCTGGtcctgtcgctgctgctgtgctttAGCCTCGGCTGGAGTAACGTTAAGTCCAGAACTGCCAAACGCTCCGATGTCTATATAGCAGGCTTCTTTCCATATGGTGATGGCGTTGAGAACTCGTACACGGGACGCGGAGTTATGCCCAGTGTCAAGCTGGCGCTTGGTCATGTCAATGAGCATCCGCAGATACTGACCAACTACAGGCTGCATATGTGGTGGAATGATACACAG TGCAATGCTGCCGTGGGAGTGAAATCTTTTTTCGACATGATGCACTCTGGTCCTAACAAGGTGATGCTCTTTGGTGCAGCCTGCACGCATGTCACAGATCCCATAGCCAAGGCCAGCAAACACTGGCATTTGACACAGCTGAGCTATGCGGATACCCATCCCATGTTCACCAAGGATGCGTTTCCCAATTTCTTTCGAGTGGTGCCCTCGGAGAATGCATTTAATGCACCACGCCTAGCGCTGCTCAAAGAGTTTAATTGGACGCGAGTGGGCACCGTGTACCAGAACGAACCACGATATTCACTGCCACACAATCATATGGTTGCTGATCTGGATTCCATGGAGCTGGAGGTGGTAGAGACCCAAAGTTTCGTCAACGATGTAGCCGAGTCACTGAAAAAGCTGCGGGAAAAAGATGTGCGAATaattttgggcaattttaaTGAGCATTTTGCCCGCAAAGTTTTCTGCGAGGCATTCAA ATTGCAAATGTATGGACGCGCCTATCAGTGGCTGATTATGGCTACCTACTCCACGAATTGGTGGAATATGACGATGGACAGCGAATGCAGCGTGAAGGAAATTGCCACGGCTTTGGAGGGTGCCATATTAGTCGATTTGCTACCGCTCTCAACCAGCGGAGACATAACAGTTGCAGGCATT ACGGCGGATGAGTATCTGGTTGAGTATGATAGATTACGTGGCACGGAATACTCTCGCTTCCATGGATATACCTACGATGGTATTTGGGCAGCTGCACTGGCCATACAGTATGTAGCGGAAAAACGTGAAGATCTGCTAACACATTTTGATTATCGAGTCAAAGACTGGGAAAATATTTTCCTGGAAGCATTACGTAATACTTCCTTTGAGGGTGTCACG GGACCGGTACGCTTCTATAACAACGAACGCAAGGCTAACATTCTGATTACCCAGTTTCAAGTGGGACAAATGGAAAAGATAGGTGAATACCACTCACAGCAAGCGCACTTGGATATGACGCTGGGCAAGCCCGTACGTTGGGTGGGCAAGACGCCACCCAAGGATCGCACGGTGATCTATATAGAACACAGCCAAGTTAATCCCACCATATATATTGTGTCAGCCAGCGCCTCTGTCATTGGCGTGATAATAGCCACCGTTTTCCTAGCCTTTAACATCAAGTATCGTAATCAACG CTACATCAAAATGTCAAGTCCACATTTGAATAATCTGATTATTGTTGGCTGCATGCTGACCTATCTAAGCATCATTTTCCTGGGCCTGGATACTACGTTGAGCAGTGTAGCAGCCTTTCCCTATATATGCACGGCTCGAGCATGGATTTTGATGGCCGGTTTCAGTTTAGCTTTTGGTGCCATGTTTTCGAAAACTTGGCGAGTGCATTCGATTTTTACCGATCTGAAGCTGAACAAGAAGGTGATCAAGGACTATCAGCTTTTTATGGTTGTGGGCGTGCTTTTGGCTATTGATATAGCGATAATAACCACCTGGCAGGTAGCCGATCCTTTCTATCGTGAGACGAAGCAGCTGGAACCAAAA CACCACGAGAACATTGATGATGTGCTGGTCATACCCGAGAATGAGTACTGCCAATCAGAGCACATGACCATCTTTGTCAGCATCATCTATGCATATAAAGGCTTGCTACTG GTTTTTGGCGCCTTCTTGGCCTGGGAAACCAGGCATGTCTCCATACCAGCCCTAAATGACTCCAAGCACATTGGCTTCTCAGTTTATAATGTGTTCATTACTTGTATTGCCGGCGCGGCCATATCGCTGGTTTTATCGGATCGCAAGGATTTAGTTTTTGTCTTACTCtcgttttttataattttttgtacGACAGCCACTTTGTGTTTGGTGTTCGTACCGAAA CTCGTCGAACTCAAACGCAATCCTCAGGGCGTTGTGGACAAGCGAGTGCGCGCTACTCTACGCCCTATGTCCAAGAATCGTCGCGATTCTTCGGTCTGTGAGCTAGAGCAGCGGCTTCGCGATGTTAAGAACACCAATTGTCGCTTCCGCAAAGCTCTGATGGAAAAGGAGAACGAACTGCAGGCTCTTATACGCAAACTGGGCCCAGAGGCGCGCAAGTGGATCGATGGTGTCACATGCACAGGCGCACCCACTGACATGGAGCCTATACTAAGCGAGGATATGGCAAGGCTATCGGCGCCACCGGTGCGACGCGAGATGCCCAGTACTACAG TTACCGAGCTGACATCAGTGGATAGCATCACTTCCACGCACGTTGACATGGACAATTCCTTCGTTTCGGTGCAGTCCACGACTTTGGCGCCCTCTTTGCCGCC taaaaaaaagaaacagtcAATTGTGGAACACCATCCGCCCGCAATGATGCAGCCTAtccagcaacagctacaacaacatctccagaagcagcaacaaatgcagcaacagcagcaacaacaacatcaacaccaTCGACATTTAGATAAACGCAATTCAGTTTCGGCTCAAACAGATGCCAATATTGGTAGCATAaccagcagcgccagcaaacGCAGCACTGGCGACTGCGCCGCAATTCGCCGCCAGTCAACTGCATCCCGACATTATGAAAGTGGGAGCCAAACGCCAACGGCGAGGCCAAAGTATAGCAGCACACATCGCAACTCCTCCACGAATATATCCACCTCGCAATCGGAGCTGAGCAATGCTTGTCCGCACAGCAAGCCCGGCACGCCAGGTATTATGAAGA CTCCCACTGCGGGTGACCATCGGCGCACCAGCATGGGTTCAGCTTTGAAGTCTAATTTTGTTGTCTCGCAGAGCGATCTCtgggacacacacacgctctcaCATGCTAAACAGCACTCGCGCCAGTCGCAGCGTACCTATGCCAGCCCACAGCGCTGTTCCGAGCATCATGGACACGTGATGGCCTATGACCAGAACACAACGTCGCCCATTCAACGCTCCGTCTCGGAAAAGAATCGCAATAAGCATCGCCCCAAGCCGCAAAAGGGCACGGTCTGCCAGAGTGAGACGGACAGCGAGCGGGAGCGCGAACCGACACCCACTACTGTACAGCAGTGCACACAGACGCGCAAGTTCAATCGTAATTCCAACATTCAGCATGCGGCACACCATCACAGCTCACCGAATGTGGCGCCGGAGAAGCAAAGGAAGCAGCGCAACAGAACGGATCATTCAATTTATGGAGCCAGCTCCGAGACGGAGTTAATTGAGGGGGAGACAGCTATACTACCCATATTCCGGAAGCTGCTCACCGAAAAGAGTCCCAACTATCGCGGCCGAAGTGTTGTTGGCCAGAGCTGTCCTAATATATCCATTAAATGCGATATCGTTGAATACTTGTAG
- the GABA-B-R2 gene encoding gamma-aminobutyric acid type B receptor subunit 2 isoform X2 — protein sequence MHTHIQYATCAHNMSHPHLVLSLLLCFSLGWSNVKSRTAKRSDVYIAGFFPYGDGVENSYTGRGVMPSVKLALGHVNEHPQILTNYRLHMWWNDTQCNAAVGVKSFFDMMHSGPNKVMLFGAACTHVTDPIAKASKHWHLTQLSYADTHPMFTKDAFPNFFRVVPSENAFNAPRLALLKEFNWTRVGTVYQNEPRYSLPHNHMVADLDSMELEVVETQSFVNDVAESLKKLREKDVRIILGNFNEHFARKVFCEAFKLQMYGRAYQWLIMATYSTNWWNMTMDSECSVKEIATALEGAILVDLLPLSTSGDITVAGITADEYLVEYDRLRGTEYSRFHGYTYDGIWAAALAIQYVAEKREDLLTHFDYRVKDWENIFLEALRNTSFEGVTGPVRFYNNERKANILITQFQVGQMEKIGEYHSQQAHLDMTLGKPVRWVGKTPPKDRTVIYIEHSQVNPTIYIVSASASVIGVIIATVFLAFNIKYRNQRYIKMSSPHLNNLIIVGCMLTYLSIIFLGLDTTLSSVAAFPYICTARAWILMAGFSLAFGAMFSKTWRVHSIFTDLKLNKKVIKDYQLFMVVGVLLAIDIAIITTWQVADPFYRETKQLEPKHHENIDDVLVIPENEYCQSEHMTIFVSIIYAYKGLLLVFGAFLAWETRHVSIPALNDSKHIGFSVYNVFITCIAGAAISLVLSDRKDLVFVLLSFFIIFCTTATLCLVFVPKLVELKRNPQGVVDKRVRATLRPMSKNRRDSSVCELEQRLRDVKNTNCRFRKALMEKENELQALIRKLGPEARKWIDGVTCTGAPTDMEPILSEDMARLSAPPVRREMPSTTEVTELTSVDSITSTHVDMDNSFVSVQSTTLAPSLPPKKKKQSIVEHHPPAMMQPIQQQLQQHLQKQQQMQQQQQQQHQHHRHLDKRNSVSAQTDANIGSITSSASKRSTGDCAAIRRQSTASRHYESGSQTPTARPKYSSTHRNSSTNISTSQSELSNACPHSKPGTPGIMKTPTAGDHRRTSMGSALKSNFVVSQSDLWDTHTLSHAKQHSRQSQRTYASPQRCSEHHGHVMAYDQNTTSPIQRSVSEKNRNKHRPKPQKGTVCQSETDSEREREPTPTTVQQCTQTRKFNRNSNIQHAAHHHSSPNVAPEKQRKQRNRTDHSIYGASSETELIEGETAILPIFRKLLTEKSPNYRGRSVVGQSCPNISIKCDIVEYL from the exons atgcatacacacatacaatatgcaa CCTGCGCACACAATATGTCCCATCCACATCTGGtcctgtcgctgctgctgtgctttAGCCTCGGCTGGAGTAACGTTAAGTCCAGAACTGCCAAACGCTCCGATGTCTATATAGCAGGCTTCTTTCCATATGGTGATGGCGTTGAGAACTCGTACACGGGACGCGGAGTTATGCCCAGTGTCAAGCTGGCGCTTGGTCATGTCAATGAGCATCCGCAGATACTGACCAACTACAGGCTGCATATGTGGTGGAATGATACACAG TGCAATGCTGCCGTGGGAGTGAAATCTTTTTTCGACATGATGCACTCTGGTCCTAACAAGGTGATGCTCTTTGGTGCAGCCTGCACGCATGTCACAGATCCCATAGCCAAGGCCAGCAAACACTGGCATTTGACACAGCTGAGCTATGCGGATACCCATCCCATGTTCACCAAGGATGCGTTTCCCAATTTCTTTCGAGTGGTGCCCTCGGAGAATGCATTTAATGCACCACGCCTAGCGCTGCTCAAAGAGTTTAATTGGACGCGAGTGGGCACCGTGTACCAGAACGAACCACGATATTCACTGCCACACAATCATATGGTTGCTGATCTGGATTCCATGGAGCTGGAGGTGGTAGAGACCCAAAGTTTCGTCAACGATGTAGCCGAGTCACTGAAAAAGCTGCGGGAAAAAGATGTGCGAATaattttgggcaattttaaTGAGCATTTTGCCCGCAAAGTTTTCTGCGAGGCATTCAA ATTGCAAATGTATGGACGCGCCTATCAGTGGCTGATTATGGCTACCTACTCCACGAATTGGTGGAATATGACGATGGACAGCGAATGCAGCGTGAAGGAAATTGCCACGGCTTTGGAGGGTGCCATATTAGTCGATTTGCTACCGCTCTCAACCAGCGGAGACATAACAGTTGCAGGCATT ACGGCGGATGAGTATCTGGTTGAGTATGATAGATTACGTGGCACGGAATACTCTCGCTTCCATGGATATACCTACGATGGTATTTGGGCAGCTGCACTGGCCATACAGTATGTAGCGGAAAAACGTGAAGATCTGCTAACACATTTTGATTATCGAGTCAAAGACTGGGAAAATATTTTCCTGGAAGCATTACGTAATACTTCCTTTGAGGGTGTCACG GGACCGGTACGCTTCTATAACAACGAACGCAAGGCTAACATTCTGATTACCCAGTTTCAAGTGGGACAAATGGAAAAGATAGGTGAATACCACTCACAGCAAGCGCACTTGGATATGACGCTGGGCAAGCCCGTACGTTGGGTGGGCAAGACGCCACCCAAGGATCGCACGGTGATCTATATAGAACACAGCCAAGTTAATCCCACCATATATATTGTGTCAGCCAGCGCCTCTGTCATTGGCGTGATAATAGCCACCGTTTTCCTAGCCTTTAACATCAAGTATCGTAATCAACG CTACATCAAAATGTCAAGTCCACATTTGAATAATCTGATTATTGTTGGCTGCATGCTGACCTATCTAAGCATCATTTTCCTGGGCCTGGATACTACGTTGAGCAGTGTAGCAGCCTTTCCCTATATATGCACGGCTCGAGCATGGATTTTGATGGCCGGTTTCAGTTTAGCTTTTGGTGCCATGTTTTCGAAAACTTGGCGAGTGCATTCGATTTTTACCGATCTGAAGCTGAACAAGAAGGTGATCAAGGACTATCAGCTTTTTATGGTTGTGGGCGTGCTTTTGGCTATTGATATAGCGATAATAACCACCTGGCAGGTAGCCGATCCTTTCTATCGTGAGACGAAGCAGCTGGAACCAAAA CACCACGAGAACATTGATGATGTGCTGGTCATACCCGAGAATGAGTACTGCCAATCAGAGCACATGACCATCTTTGTCAGCATCATCTATGCATATAAAGGCTTGCTACTG GTTTTTGGCGCCTTCTTGGCCTGGGAAACCAGGCATGTCTCCATACCAGCCCTAAATGACTCCAAGCACATTGGCTTCTCAGTTTATAATGTGTTCATTACTTGTATTGCCGGCGCGGCCATATCGCTGGTTTTATCGGATCGCAAGGATTTAGTTTTTGTCTTACTCtcgttttttataattttttgtacGACAGCCACTTTGTGTTTGGTGTTCGTACCGAAA CTCGTCGAACTCAAACGCAATCCTCAGGGCGTTGTGGACAAGCGAGTGCGCGCTACTCTACGCCCTATGTCCAAGAATCGTCGCGATTCTTCGGTCTGTGAGCTAGAGCAGCGGCTTCGCGATGTTAAGAACACCAATTGTCGCTTCCGCAAAGCTCTGATGGAAAAGGAGAACGAACTGCAGGCTCTTATACGCAAACTGGGCCCAGAGGCGCGCAAGTGGATCGATGGTGTCACATGCACAGGCGCACCCACTGACATGGAGCCTATACTAAGCGAGGATATGGCAAGGCTATCGGCGCCACCGGTGCGACGCGAGATGCCCAGTACTACAG AAGTTACCGAGCTGACATCAGTGGATAGCATCACTTCCACGCACGTTGACATGGACAATTCCTTCGTTTCGGTGCAGTCCACGACTTTGGCGCCCTCTTTGCCGCC taaaaaaaagaaacagtcAATTGTGGAACACCATCCGCCCGCAATGATGCAGCCTAtccagcaacagctacaacaacatctccagaagcagcaacaaatgcagcaacagcagcaacaacaacatcaacaccaTCGACATTTAGATAAACGCAATTCAGTTTCGGCTCAAACAGATGCCAATATTGGTAGCATAaccagcagcgccagcaaacGCAGCACTGGCGACTGCGCCGCAATTCGCCGCCAGTCAACTGCATCCCGACATTATGAAAGTGGGAGCCAAACGCCAACGGCGAGGCCAAAGTATAGCAGCACACATCGCAACTCCTCCACGAATATATCCACCTCGCAATCGGAGCTGAGCAATGCTTGTCCGCACAGCAAGCCCGGCACGCCAGGTATTATGAAGA CTCCCACTGCGGGTGACCATCGGCGCACCAGCATGGGTTCAGCTTTGAAGTCTAATTTTGTTGTCTCGCAGAGCGATCTCtgggacacacacacgctctcaCATGCTAAACAGCACTCGCGCCAGTCGCAGCGTACCTATGCCAGCCCACAGCGCTGTTCCGAGCATCATGGACACGTGATGGCCTATGACCAGAACACAACGTCGCCCATTCAACGCTCCGTCTCGGAAAAGAATCGCAATAAGCATCGCCCCAAGCCGCAAAAGGGCACGGTCTGCCAGAGTGAGACGGACAGCGAGCGGGAGCGCGAACCGACACCCACTACTGTACAGCAGTGCACACAGACGCGCAAGTTCAATCGTAATTCCAACATTCAGCATGCGGCACACCATCACAGCTCACCGAATGTGGCGCCGGAGAAGCAAAGGAAGCAGCGCAACAGAACGGATCATTCAATTTATGGAGCCAGCTCCGAGACGGAGTTAATTGAGGGGGAGACAGCTATACTACCCATATTCCGGAAGCTGCTCACCGAAAAGAGTCCCAACTATCGCGGCCGAAGTGTTGTTGGCCAGAGCTGTCCTAATATATCCATTAAATGCGATATCGTTGAATACTTGTAG
- the GABA-B-R2 gene encoding gamma-aminobutyric acid type B receptor subunit 2 isoform X1, protein MHTHIQYATCAHNMSHPHLVLSLLLCFSLGWSNVKSRTAKRSDVYIAGFFPYGDGVENSYTGRGVMPSVKLALGHVNEHPQILTNYRLHMWWNDTQCNAAVGVKSFFDMMHSGPNKVMLFGAACTHVTDPIAKASKHWHLTQLSYADTHPMFTKDAFPNFFRVVPSENAFNAPRLALLKEFNWTRVGTVYQNEPRYSLPHNHMVADLDSMELEVVETQSFVNDVAESLKKLREKDVRIILGNFNEHFARKVFCEAFKLQMYGRAYQWLIMATYSTNWWNMTMDSECSVKEIATALEGAILVDLLPLSTSGDITVAGITADEYLVEYDRLRGTEYSRFHGYTYDGIWAAALAIQYVAEKREDLLTHFDYRVKDWENIFLEALRNTSFEGVTGPVRFYNNERKANILITQFQVGQMEKIGEYHSQQAHLDMTLGKPVRWVGKTPPKDRTVIYIEHSQVNPTIYIVSASASVIGVIIATVFLAFNIKYRNQRYIKMSSPHLNNLIIVGCMLTYLSIIFLGLDTTLSSVAAFPYICTARAWILMAGFSLAFGAMFSKTWRVHSIFTDLKLNKKVIKDYQLFMVVGVLLAIDIAIITTWQVADPFYRETKQLEPKHHENIDDVLVIPENEYCQSEHMTIFVSIIYAYKGLLLVFGAFLAWETRHVSIPALNDSKHIGFSVYNVFITCIAGAAISLVLSDRKDLVFVLLSFFIIFCTTATLCLVFVPKVRLVLVELKRNPQGVVDKRVRATLRPMSKNRRDSSVCELEQRLRDVKNTNCRFRKALMEKENELQALIRKLGPEARKWIDGVTCTGAPTDMEPILSEDMARLSAPPVRREMPSTTVTELTSVDSITSTHVDMDNSFVSVQSTTLAPSLPPKKKKQSIVEHHPPAMMQPIQQQLQQHLQKQQQMQQQQQQQHQHHRHLDKRNSVSAQTDANIGSITSSASKRSTGDCAAIRRQSTASRHYESGSQTPTARPKYSSTHRNSSTNISTSQSELSNACPHSKPGTPGIMKTPTAGDHRRTSMGSALKSNFVVSQSDLWDTHTLSHAKQHSRQSQRTYASPQRCSEHHGHVMAYDQNTTSPIQRSVSEKNRNKHRPKPQKGTVCQSETDSEREREPTPTTVQQCTQTRKFNRNSNIQHAAHHHSSPNVAPEKQRKQRNRTDHSIYGASSETELIEGETAILPIFRKLLTEKSPNYRGRSVVGQSCPNISIKCDIVEYL, encoded by the exons atgcatacacacatacaatatgcaa CCTGCGCACACAATATGTCCCATCCACATCTGGtcctgtcgctgctgctgtgctttAGCCTCGGCTGGAGTAACGTTAAGTCCAGAACTGCCAAACGCTCCGATGTCTATATAGCAGGCTTCTTTCCATATGGTGATGGCGTTGAGAACTCGTACACGGGACGCGGAGTTATGCCCAGTGTCAAGCTGGCGCTTGGTCATGTCAATGAGCATCCGCAGATACTGACCAACTACAGGCTGCATATGTGGTGGAATGATACACAG TGCAATGCTGCCGTGGGAGTGAAATCTTTTTTCGACATGATGCACTCTGGTCCTAACAAGGTGATGCTCTTTGGTGCAGCCTGCACGCATGTCACAGATCCCATAGCCAAGGCCAGCAAACACTGGCATTTGACACAGCTGAGCTATGCGGATACCCATCCCATGTTCACCAAGGATGCGTTTCCCAATTTCTTTCGAGTGGTGCCCTCGGAGAATGCATTTAATGCACCACGCCTAGCGCTGCTCAAAGAGTTTAATTGGACGCGAGTGGGCACCGTGTACCAGAACGAACCACGATATTCACTGCCACACAATCATATGGTTGCTGATCTGGATTCCATGGAGCTGGAGGTGGTAGAGACCCAAAGTTTCGTCAACGATGTAGCCGAGTCACTGAAAAAGCTGCGGGAAAAAGATGTGCGAATaattttgggcaattttaaTGAGCATTTTGCCCGCAAAGTTTTCTGCGAGGCATTCAA ATTGCAAATGTATGGACGCGCCTATCAGTGGCTGATTATGGCTACCTACTCCACGAATTGGTGGAATATGACGATGGACAGCGAATGCAGCGTGAAGGAAATTGCCACGGCTTTGGAGGGTGCCATATTAGTCGATTTGCTACCGCTCTCAACCAGCGGAGACATAACAGTTGCAGGCATT ACGGCGGATGAGTATCTGGTTGAGTATGATAGATTACGTGGCACGGAATACTCTCGCTTCCATGGATATACCTACGATGGTATTTGGGCAGCTGCACTGGCCATACAGTATGTAGCGGAAAAACGTGAAGATCTGCTAACACATTTTGATTATCGAGTCAAAGACTGGGAAAATATTTTCCTGGAAGCATTACGTAATACTTCCTTTGAGGGTGTCACG GGACCGGTACGCTTCTATAACAACGAACGCAAGGCTAACATTCTGATTACCCAGTTTCAAGTGGGACAAATGGAAAAGATAGGTGAATACCACTCACAGCAAGCGCACTTGGATATGACGCTGGGCAAGCCCGTACGTTGGGTGGGCAAGACGCCACCCAAGGATCGCACGGTGATCTATATAGAACACAGCCAAGTTAATCCCACCATATATATTGTGTCAGCCAGCGCCTCTGTCATTGGCGTGATAATAGCCACCGTTTTCCTAGCCTTTAACATCAAGTATCGTAATCAACG CTACATCAAAATGTCAAGTCCACATTTGAATAATCTGATTATTGTTGGCTGCATGCTGACCTATCTAAGCATCATTTTCCTGGGCCTGGATACTACGTTGAGCAGTGTAGCAGCCTTTCCCTATATATGCACGGCTCGAGCATGGATTTTGATGGCCGGTTTCAGTTTAGCTTTTGGTGCCATGTTTTCGAAAACTTGGCGAGTGCATTCGATTTTTACCGATCTGAAGCTGAACAAGAAGGTGATCAAGGACTATCAGCTTTTTATGGTTGTGGGCGTGCTTTTGGCTATTGATATAGCGATAATAACCACCTGGCAGGTAGCCGATCCTTTCTATCGTGAGACGAAGCAGCTGGAACCAAAA CACCACGAGAACATTGATGATGTGCTGGTCATACCCGAGAATGAGTACTGCCAATCAGAGCACATGACCATCTTTGTCAGCATCATCTATGCATATAAAGGCTTGCTACTG GTTTTTGGCGCCTTCTTGGCCTGGGAAACCAGGCATGTCTCCATACCAGCCCTAAATGACTCCAAGCACATTGGCTTCTCAGTTTATAATGTGTTCATTACTTGTATTGCCGGCGCGGCCATATCGCTGGTTTTATCGGATCGCAAGGATTTAGTTTTTGTCTTACTCtcgttttttataattttttgtacGACAGCCACTTTGTGTTTGGTGTTCGTACCGAAAGTAAGACTGGTA CTCGTCGAACTCAAACGCAATCCTCAGGGCGTTGTGGACAAGCGAGTGCGCGCTACTCTACGCCCTATGTCCAAGAATCGTCGCGATTCTTCGGTCTGTGAGCTAGAGCAGCGGCTTCGCGATGTTAAGAACACCAATTGTCGCTTCCGCAAAGCTCTGATGGAAAAGGAGAACGAACTGCAGGCTCTTATACGCAAACTGGGCCCAGAGGCGCGCAAGTGGATCGATGGTGTCACATGCACAGGCGCACCCACTGACATGGAGCCTATACTAAGCGAGGATATGGCAAGGCTATCGGCGCCACCGGTGCGACGCGAGATGCCCAGTACTACAG TTACCGAGCTGACATCAGTGGATAGCATCACTTCCACGCACGTTGACATGGACAATTCCTTCGTTTCGGTGCAGTCCACGACTTTGGCGCCCTCTTTGCCGCC taaaaaaaagaaacagtcAATTGTGGAACACCATCCGCCCGCAATGATGCAGCCTAtccagcaacagctacaacaacatctccagaagcagcaacaaatgcagcaacagcagcaacaacaacatcaacaccaTCGACATTTAGATAAACGCAATTCAGTTTCGGCTCAAACAGATGCCAATATTGGTAGCATAaccagcagcgccagcaaacGCAGCACTGGCGACTGCGCCGCAATTCGCCGCCAGTCAACTGCATCCCGACATTATGAAAGTGGGAGCCAAACGCCAACGGCGAGGCCAAAGTATAGCAGCACACATCGCAACTCCTCCACGAATATATCCACCTCGCAATCGGAGCTGAGCAATGCTTGTCCGCACAGCAAGCCCGGCACGCCAGGTATTATGAAGA CTCCCACTGCGGGTGACCATCGGCGCACCAGCATGGGTTCAGCTTTGAAGTCTAATTTTGTTGTCTCGCAGAGCGATCTCtgggacacacacacgctctcaCATGCTAAACAGCACTCGCGCCAGTCGCAGCGTACCTATGCCAGCCCACAGCGCTGTTCCGAGCATCATGGACACGTGATGGCCTATGACCAGAACACAACGTCGCCCATTCAACGCTCCGTCTCGGAAAAGAATCGCAATAAGCATCGCCCCAAGCCGCAAAAGGGCACGGTCTGCCAGAGTGAGACGGACAGCGAGCGGGAGCGCGAACCGACACCCACTACTGTACAGCAGTGCACACAGACGCGCAAGTTCAATCGTAATTCCAACATTCAGCATGCGGCACACCATCACAGCTCACCGAATGTGGCGCCGGAGAAGCAAAGGAAGCAGCGCAACAGAACGGATCATTCAATTTATGGAGCCAGCTCCGAGACGGAGTTAATTGAGGGGGAGACAGCTATACTACCCATATTCCGGAAGCTGCTCACCGAAAAGAGTCCCAACTATCGCGGCCGAAGTGTTGTTGGCCAGAGCTGTCCTAATATATCCATTAAATGCGATATCGTTGAATACTTGTAG